Proteins encoded by one window of Pseudorca crassidens isolate mPseCra1 chromosome 3, mPseCra1.hap1, whole genome shotgun sequence:
- the MAP2K7 gene encoding dual specificity mitogen-activated protein kinase kinase 7 isoform X3 yields MAASSLEQKLSRLEAKLKQENREARRRIDLNLDISPQRPRPTLQLPLANDGGSRSPSSESSPQHPTPPARPRHMLGLPSTLFTPRSMESIEIDQKLQEIMKQTGYLTIGGQRYQAEINDLENLGEMGSGTCGQVWKMRFRKTGHVIAVKQMRRSGNKEENKRILMDLDVVLKSHDCPYIVQCFGTFITNTDVFIAMELMGTCAEKLKKRMQGPIPERILGKMTVAIVKALYYLKEKHGVIHRDVKPSNILLDERGQIKLCDFGISGRLVDSKAKTRSAGCAAYMAPERIDPPDPTKPDYDIRADVWSLGISLVELATGQFPYKNCKTDFEVLTKVLQEEPPLLPGHMGFSGDFQSFVKDCLTKDHRKRPKYNKLLEHSFIKRYETLEVDVASWFKDVMAKTESPRASGVLSQHHLPFFR; encoded by the exons ccctgcagctCCCACTGGCCAACGATGGGGGCAGCCGCTCACCGTCCTCCGAGAGCTCCCCGCAGCACCCCACGCCCCCCGCACGGCCCCGCCACATGCTGGGGCTCCCGTCAACCTTGTTCACACCGCGCAGCATGGAGAG CATCGAGATTGACCAGAAGCTGCAGGAGATCATGAAGCAGACGGGCTACCTGACCATTGGGGGCCAG CGCTACCAGGCGGAAATCAATGACCTGGAGAACCTGGGGGAGATGGGCAGTGGCACCTGTGGCCAGGTGTGGAAGATGCGTTTCCGGAAGACGGGGCACGTCATCGCTGTCAAG CAAATGCGGCGCTCGGGGAACAAGGAAGAGAACAAGCGGATCCTCATGGACCTGGACGTGGTCCTCAAGAGCCACGATTGCCCCTACATCGTGCAGTGCTTCGGGACCTTCATCACCAAC ACGGACGTCTTCATTGCCATGGAGCTCATGGGCACGTGCGCCGAGAAGCTCAAGAAGCGGATGCAGGGCCCTATCCCTGAGCGGATCCTGGGCAAGATGACGGTGGCG ATCGTGAAGGCACTCTACTACCTGAAGGAGAAGCACGGCGTGATCCACCGGGACGTCAAGCCCTCCAACATCCTGCTGGATGAGCGGGGCCAGATCAAGCTCTGCGACTTCGGCATCAGCGGCCGCCTCGTCGACTCCAAAGCCAAAACGCGGAGCGCGGGTTGCGCTGCCTACATGGCA CCTGAGCGCATCGACCCCCCGGACCCCACCAAGCCCGACTACGACATCCGGGCCGACGTGTGGAGCCTGGGCATCTCCTTG GTGGAGCTGGCGACGGGACAGTTTCCCTACAAGAACTGCAAGACGGACTTTGAGGTCCTCACCAAAGTCCTACAGGAAGAACCCCCGCTCCTGCCCGGTCACATGGGCTTCTCGGGGGACTTTCAGTCCTTCGTCAAAGACTG cCTTACTAAAGATCACAGGAAGAGACCAAAGTATAATAAGCTACTT GAACACAGCTTCATCAAGCGCTACGAGACGCTGGAGGTGGACGTGGCGTCCTGGTTCAAGGATGTCATGGCGAAGACCGAGTCGCCGCGGGCGAGCGGGGTCCTGAGCCAGCATCACCTGCCCTTCTTCAGGTAG